One Dunckerocampus dactyliophorus isolate RoL2022-P2 chromosome 15, RoL_Ddac_1.1, whole genome shotgun sequence genomic window, ACGTAGACGGAGACCCCCTCTGTTAGATGCTGCAACCAGAAGCCTAACACGACGATCTTCAGTGCAGATATGTTGCTGTCTTTTAAAGAGTAGGGTATTTTTTACAGGTTTTCTAATGAAGAAAAGCTCAGTGGATGCATTAAACATATCATTGCGAGTTTACTTCTTAAATTCTATTGAAAATTCCACTACTTAGTTAAGCATATTCAACTTTCAGATGAAATTTCAGGGAGACCCTGAAATGCACGATACAGGTGAACTAAATTTGTTGAATGTTTCAGTGCTTTTAGTACAatttgctgttctctaacaaggagCTGAATGGCAAAATTCACAGCATCTGTGAATCCACCGATGCATTTTCACAGAAAAGCATACAATATGCCTTCCTGTGGCTCTTCCAGTCTCTCTGATGCAACGTGCTGATGACACTCTAAGCTCAGTGGCCACTTCCCGATGAGAACATTGTTTGAATCCTTGCGCTTTGGTGAGGTACTGTTGATCAATTGTTGGTTGTCATCTTGGTCTCAACATGTAAACAGCATGATAAAGAAGACTGATTAAACGCAAATTCAAATTGAACCAGGACATTTATTGGTTGATTCGTGGATCACACACCTGTGTGAATTTTGTCATTCAGCTCCTTGTTGGAGAAGaagcaagttgtgcaaaaagtagtGAAACATTCAATAGACATGTGCGTTCAAACGTTTAGAGAAGATCAAATGAAGTCCACCTGTGATGATTATACTGtagtgcattttaggttcatcttGAATTATGTTTGTCAGTAGTGTATGTCAATTTTATTCTATACTCTCATCCTTGTCATTCCACCATCTCTGTACTTTTGTAACCTGAGTCCTGTGTGTTTTAATTGTCAACACCCACACTGGTGAGGTCATTTCAGAGACTTACTGGCCCACTTCATTGAAGTCACTGACTAGCTCAGGTGTTCCTTAAAAGTTGCAAGAATGCTGGCATTACATGGCCACTGTTTGTGCAGTATTGTGACAAATCATACCTGAGATATTTCATGTACTTCACATTACTCATGAAAATAGATCGTGTTATTTTCTTGAAATGGATGTTGTAATCAAaagtttgtacaaataaatatgaagcaCACAAATGTGACCAAAGTTtgatcacttaaaaaaaaaagtccacattTAAGAGGCCTGCTGCTGATCCAGCATGACTTCACAGGTGCGGCCCAGTTCTCCCAGTTTGACCTTGGCGTACTCGGCTCTGTTGAGCGCCATCTGGCAGTCCTTCCTGGATGAATATGTGGATCCTTCATGTGGTTGACCCGTAGCCACCTAAAGAAACAACAGCACGGTTACTCATCTTAGAAATACATCATTATGaatagtgtgtgtgtctgagagagagagaaagagataCCTGTGTAAGGTAGCGGATTTGGCCACTCAGTTCACTCTCCACTCTGTTGACGGAGCTCTGGAACTGGACCAGCTGTCTGTCCAGCAGGCTGACATTGTGTTTGTCTTTAGAAAGCTCTAACACTATGTTACCTGCCAAGGATAGAAGACAAGCAATGAAACATATCTGCTGTATTGCTTTGTCTACTTCgatgaattgtttttttcatcataatgaattaaaatatcTGTGAAAAGTTAATTACTTCACTTATTCAGTAGTTCAGTTCAGAAAAGTTAAACGCTTACATTCTATAAATTGGCTGAAAATTGATTGAAAATATTTGTCAGAATTTTGATCATAGCTAAGAACCCCAAGTTCAGTATCTCGAATTGGCAAAAACTTTAATATTGTAAACtgcaaaaataacttttaatGGATCTTAGTCTGAACTGAGCTCTTGACATCAAGTAACTTATGCACAATATTCCAGTTTATTGAGATAcacctgtatatatttaaatatatatcactTCTATTTAGCAGCAACCAGTGCAAGAATTGGATTCTCTCGTCAGTTATGAGTCAAAGCTGGGTTTATAAATCTTCACAACAACACAGGATTGTCGAAAATtgctaataaatgaaataaacaggCGTGCCATACAACGATAATGAGGTTTACACGTATTAATACCAAGCGCTACGGTAAAACCATGCAAGAGACGATTTAAAAATAAGTTGTCATTCTAAACTGAACTATAAATCCACTTTCAGTCCATATGGGTATTAGATACTAATGTATCAAACAGATTAACGTTTAGCATTTAAACTAAAGCTATTTGACTCACCAGCACATTGGAGGACCATCGCTATCTCCTTCTCAACCTCCTCCAGGGCTCTGAGCCGCTCGTTTGCCATCAAACATGGAATGTAACAGTTAAAACGTCTTCAACGATGGAATTAAACCACTACTGACCTATGACAAAGGCGCGTACAAGCATAAAATCCGTCCGCCAACAAGGAAGCGTTCCCAACTAaggaaaagtagctattggctgtcctaaaaGTCGCGAGAAGTCGCTAAATGACGCCACCAttaaatttgcataatttgccATTTCCTGCGTTAGCAAATACTCAACATGATAAGAAAAGTCATACTTAATCATATCTTAGATGTACTAATAAGCTGTACCCCTACGTTTAAAAGTGTTTATGAAAATGTCAAGCACACACGCAGTCTGGTTGGTAGCCATCTTCTGCTGTATTGAACAGTGCCTCCTACTGACCACAGCATATATTACAATTCTAACATTACTTGCCTATACTGTACAGGACAGTAGTGTAACATCATGACACTTGCATTACCTGAGGATGCATTACACTGTGGCGAATTGTTGTTCCATGTGTTGCTACAAATTAATGTAGCAGATTTTCACTCATCCTACTTCACCCCGTCAGCTATGGAATGTACGAGTTTCATTTCTTGAACGAACTACTGAAATAACATAGATTTCAATAATATTCTAATTAACTGTGATGTCCTGTAGCtacgacaagtccagggtgtaccccgcctctcgcccgaagtcagctgggacccagcatacccgcgactcttgtgaggataagcggagtTAAGTTGGATGGATGTCCTGTGGcaaaatttttaacaaaaaagttttaaacatagcatgtaaaaaaaaaacctcacgtCCCTGGGTGGGCTCGAACCACCAACCTTTCGGTTAACAGCCGAACGCGCTAACCGATTGCGCCACAGAGACAGTGGTGCTCTCAATATGTGAGGCTATATTATTTATAGTTAAACCATTTTCATATTGTACATATGCTATTTACGTCTCTCGTCTTATCCGATGTTGAatcaacattttcaacaaaagtGACAGTGGTCCGTCTGTCTTTATTCACCAGAGCTAAGAAGAAAATAGGTCAACGTAAGCTGTGGTTGCTCTCTGAGACTCTCTGGATAACACCGCCCCAAGCGTTACAGAAGAGAATTGAACGTCTCGAACCCGACCAAAGGCTATACAGTTAACGGATGTGATTTTACGCCAGAGTCTCCAAAAGTATTCAGTAACACAAGGAAAATTCGCTCGATTGTTTGCAAATCACCTTTTTGAAAAAGTCGCTAGAGGGTTCCTAATACCCACTAAACAGCCTCACACTGCAACAAAGAGCCAGAAAATGACGTCCCGTCGCACATAAGTGACGTAGTTCGGTAGACAGGCAAGATGGCGGCATCGGCTTGGCTGCATGGCCCGTCAGCTATGCGTTTAACCGAGGGTTTGCTGTCTGTTCTGAAAGAGCAAAGACCGGACTATTTACCCTCTCTGTTGGCGAACTACAGGGAGCATGGAGTGTTCCCCACACAGGTACTTCCTCACCTGCAAACGCGCATTAGCCCCTCAGGCTACTAGCTTGCTATTAAGCTGTGCTGGGTGGCTTTGTTATTCTCAGAGCTGACACATGGAgacattgtgttgttttgtttcgctATAGCTgctaactttttctttttttaaatattgataGGCCGCCAGCGCCGTAGGGAGTTTGGTGGGTTTTAGCAACGCCAAACTGGCCTCAAGCAAAACCAAGTGAGTGGCACCTCGTATTTGGCTTTTATTAACTCACTTTACAATACTTGACActattgtg contains:
- the med11 gene encoding mediator of RNA polymerase II transcription subunit 11 produces the protein MANERLRALEEVEKEIAMVLQCAGNIVLELSKDKHNVSLLDRQLVQFQSSVNRVESELSGQIRYLTQVATGQPHEGSTYSSRKDCQMALNRAEYAKVKLGELGRTCEVMLDQQQAS